One Corvus moneduloides isolate bCorMon1 chromosome 21, bCorMon1.pri, whole genome shotgun sequence DNA window includes the following coding sequences:
- the GOLGA2 gene encoding golgin subfamily A member 2 isoform X5 has translation MADGSRQSRLAAAKKKLKEYQQKNSPGATAGTKKKRKTKEGSRPATPTTDDQQPPENIQNILKVLVSDLNRSNGVAIPSLDKRKMHEAEDHKNALDENRSFSSTEGLRQLSEQLNGLVSQSTSYVNGENAVSSTNIKEMETRYQELAVALDSSNLTNKQLVTKIEELKQQNQEAVNQLEKEKKEFEQKFSKEQAALREQLQVHIQTIGILVSEKSELQTALGHTQQAARQKSGEAESLAARLHSSRQRVSELERTLSSISMQQKQSEKHNKELVKERDNLKLELYKRSKSSEEIKQQNSELSEKVHSLVSQNSAMKLDVEDLQKKLEMAELMIQQFSSQGGSLDANQQLQMALEEKASLETQVAQLSESLHQLQAERDQYVEKLREEGSVWQQRVQQLSEQVHTMAEEKEKHMAKIQELEDNVTELLSTSVVKPMDIELPSPPGPTAAELSLQEEIQRLQQEKEELHGQYQAQVRDNEQLSHLNREQEERLLELEKTVQRYSEEAVDRQQILEDMQSDKATISRALSQNRDLKEQLAELQNGFVKLTNENMEVTSALQSEQYVKKELAKKLGQLQENLGELKETLELKTQEACGLQEQRDQCYSHLQQYALAFQQLAAEKDELHKQFLLQTQLMDRLQHEEVQGKVTVEMHLKELQQTKESLEAVARENKELQAQISQLAAEMDGRILHQLEEGDEAVTEEIQKPSLVIPEKFESHEEMVTFVTSAMYQVEQERQDLRKQLAAQKQQCRTLLQQIAALRQEQQHHITLDGGSIMDTVPVEVHEALKTAMDKLQLRFTELMREKADMKERLEELEHRCIQLSGETDTIGEYIALYQSQRAILKQRHQEKEEYISRLAQDKEEMKMKLLELQDLVMRLVRERNEWYSKYVAAAQNPELLASQPEGVLPAERRMELNATDGAGLREVNLSDEAEQEAAVLHQSGFPPVDSKASQPNQEDPTAKQIMQLLREIQNPQERLGSLLENPCIPFFYRADENDEVKIMVV, from the exons ATGGCGGACGGCAGCAGGCAGAGCCGGTTGGCCGCGGCCAAGAAGAAG CTGAAGGAATATCAGCAGAAGAACAGCCCTGGAGCAACTGCAGGAACTAAGAAAAAACGCAAAACTAAAGAAGGCAGCAGACCTGCAACTCCCACCACTGATGACCAGCAGCCTCCAGAGAAT ATTCAGAACATTCTGAAGGTGCTGGTGTCAGACCTTAACCGCTCCAATGGGGTAGCCATACCCTCATTGGACAAGAGGAAG ATGCATGAAGCTGAGGATCATAAAAATGCTTTGGATGAGAACAG GTCTTTCTCGTCAACAGAGGGTCTCCGTCAGTTGTCTGAACAACTCAATGGCCTGGTTTCCCAG TCTACATCGTATGTGAATggagaaaatgctgtttcttcCACAAATATTAAGGAAATGGAA ACACGTTACCAGGAGCTGGCAGTAGCCCTGGATTCCAGCAATCTAACTAACAAACAGCTCGTTACAAAGATAGAGGAATTG aaacagcagaacCAAGAAGCAGTGAATCAGCTGGAGAAG gaaaagaaggagTTTGAACAGAAATTTTCTAAAGAGCAAGCAGCATTGAGGGAACAGTTACAG gtTCATATCCAGACTATTGGAATTCTCGTTTCTGAGAAATCTGAGTTGCAGACAGCCCTTGGCCATACTCAGCAAGCTGCACGGCAGAAATCAG GAGAAGCTGAAAGCCTTGCTGCCCGTTTACATTCGTCTCGCCAGCGGGTCTCGGAGCTGGAGCGCACTTTGTCCTCCATCTCCATGCAGCAAAAGCAGTCAGAGAAG caTAATAAAGAGTTAGTGAAGGAGCGAGACAACCTGAAACTGGAACTGTACAAACGAAG caAAAGTAGTgaggaaataaaacagcagaattCAGAGCTGTCGGAGAAGGTTCACTCTCTGGTGTCCCAGAACTCAGCTATGAAGTTGGATGTGGAagatttgcagaagaaattggAAATGGCTGAACTGATGATTCAACAG TTCTCAAGCCAGGGAGGGAGTCTGGATGcaaaccagcagctgcagatggCTCTGGAGGAGAAGGCGAGCCTAGAAACCCAGGTAGCTCAG CTCTCAGAGTCACTTCACCAGCTGCAAGCAGAAAGAGATCAGTATGTGGAGAaactgagggaggaggggagcgTTTGGCAGCAGCGGGtgcagcagctctctgagcaG GTCCACACAatggcagaggagaaggagaaacaCATGGCCAAAATTCAGGAGCTGGAAGACAATGTTACAGAGCTGTTGAGCACATCAG TAGTGAAGCCCATGGATATCGAGCTTCCCTCACCCCCGGGGCCCACGGCAGCTGAGCTCAGTCTGCAGGAGGAGATCCAacggctgcagcaggagaaggaggagctgCACGGGCAGTACCAGGCCCAGGTCCGTGACAATGAGCAGCTGAGCCACCTCAACCGGGAGCAGGAGGAgcggctgctggagctggaaaagaCTGTGCAGCGCTACAGCGAGGAGGCTGTGGACAGGCAGCAGATCCTGGAGGACATGCAGAGTGATAAGGCCACAATCAGTAGGGCACTGAGCCAGAACCGGGAtctgaaggagcagctggctgagctgcagaaTGGGTTTGTCAAACTG ACAAATGAAAACATGGAGGTTACAAGTGCCCTACAGTCAGAGCAATACGTAAAGAAAGAGCTGGCCAAGAAGCttgggcagctgcaggagaaccTGGGGGAGCTCAAAGAGACG ctggagctgaagaCACAGGAGGCCTGTGgcctgcaggagcagcgggaCCAGTGCTACAGCCACCTGCAGCAGTATGCCCTGGCCTTCCAGCAGCTCGCTGCTGAGAAGGACGAACTGCACAAGCAATTCCTGCTTCAGACACAGCTCATGGACCGCCTGCAGCATGAGGAGGTCCAGGGGAAGGTGACAGTGGAAATGCACctgaaagagctgcagcagacCAAG GAAAGTCTAGAAGCTGTAGCCAGAGAGAACAAAGAGCTGCAGGCCCAGATCAGTCAGCTAGCAGCAGAAATGGATGGCAGAATTTTGCACCAACTGGAGG AAGGGGATGAAGCAGTGACTGAAGAAATCCAAAAACCTTCACTTGTGATCCCAGAGAAGTTTGAAAGCCATGAAGAAATG GTTACTTTTGTGACCTCTGCCATGTACCAAGTGGAGCAGGAGCGACAAGATCTGAGGAAGCAGCTGGCTgctcagaagcagcagtgcagaaCCCTCCTGCAGCAAATTGCAGCTCTTAGGCAGGAGCAGCAACATCACATCACACTGGATGGAG GCTCCATTATGGATACTGTTCCAGTGGAGGTTCATGAGGCTTTGAAAACTGCCATGGACAAGCTACAG TTGCGTTTCACAGAGCTGATGCGTGAGAAGGCTGATATGAAGGAGCgtctggaggagctggagcaccGCTGCATCCAGCTGTCTGGAGAGACTGACACCATTG GGGAGTACATTGCACTCTACCAGAGTCAAAGGGCTATCCTCAAACAGCGGCACCAGGAGAAGGAGGAGTATATCAGCAGGTTGGCTCAGGATAAGGAAGAGATGAAG ATGAAACTACTGGAACTGCAGGACTTAGTGATGCGCCTGgtcagggaaagaaatgaatgGTACAGCAAGTATGTAGCAGCTGCTCAGAACCCAGAGTTGTTGGCAAGCCAGCCTGAAGGTGTGCTTCCAGCAGAGAGGCGCATGGAGCTGAACGCCACCGATGGAGCAG GGTTACGAGAGGTCAATCTGTCAGATGAAGCAGAACAAGAGGCTGCTGTTCTTCACCAATCCGGTTTCCCCCCTGTTGACAGTAAAGCTTCTCAGCCAAACCAAGAAGACCCCACGGCAAAGCAAATAatgcagcttctcagagaaatCCAGAACCCTCAGGAGAGGCTGGGCTCCCTGCTGGAAAACCCGTGCATTCCCTTCTTCTACCGTGCTGATGAGAACGATGAGGTCAAAATCATGGTGGTTTAA
- the GOLGA2 gene encoding golgin subfamily A member 2 isoform X6, which yields MADGSRQSRLAAAKKKLKEYQQKNSPGATAGTKKKRKTKEGSRPATPTTDDQQPPENIQNILKVLVSDLNRSNGVAIPSLDKRKAYFDSDVATRSAEQLAPDVPVLSNSNSLPSCGSVLPAPESMQLTQMHEAEDHKNALDENRSFSSTEGLRQLSEQLNGLVSQSTSYVNGENAVSSTNIKEMEKQQNQEAVNQLEKEKKEFEQKFSKEQAALREQLQVHIQTIGILVSEKSELQTALGHTQQAARQKSGEAESLAARLHSSRQRVSELERTLSSISMQQKQSEKHNKELVKERDNLKLELYKRSKSSEEIKQQNSELSEKVHSLVSQNSAMKLDVEDLQKKLEMAELMIQQFSSQGGSLDANQQLQMALEEKASLETQVAQLSESLHQLQAERDQYVEKLREEGSVWQQRVQQLSEQVHTMAEEKEKHMAKIQELEDNVTELLSTSVKPMDIELPSPPGPTAAELSLQEEIQRLQQEKEELHGQYQAQVRDNEQLSHLNREQEERLLELEKTVQRYSEEAVDRQQILEDMQSDKATISRALSQNRDLKEQLAELQNGFVKLTNENMEVTSALQSEQYVKKELAKKLGQLQENLGELKETLELKTQEACGLQEQRDQCYSHLQQYALAFQQLAAEKDELHKQFLLQTQLMDRLQHEEVQGKVTVEMHLKELQQTKESLEAVARENKELQAQISQLAAEMDGRILHQLEEGDEAVTEEIQKPSLVIPEKFESHEEMVTFVTSAMYQVEQERQDLRKQLAAQKQQCRTLLQQIAALRQEQQHHITLDGGSIMDTVPVEVHEALKTAMDKLQLRFTELMREKADMKERLEELEHRCIQLSGETDTIGEYIALYQSQRAILKQRHQEKEEYISRLAQDKEEMKMKLLELQDLVMRLVRERNEWYSKYVAAAQNPELLASQPEGVLPAERRMELNATDGAGLREVNLSDEAEQEAAVLHQSGFPPVDSKASQPNQEDPTAKQIMQLLREIQNPQERLGSLLENPCIPFFYRADENDEVKIMVV from the exons ATGGCGGACGGCAGCAGGCAGAGCCGGTTGGCCGCGGCCAAGAAGAAG CTGAAGGAATATCAGCAGAAGAACAGCCCTGGAGCAACTGCAGGAACTAAGAAAAAACGCAAAACTAAAGAAGGCAGCAGACCTGCAACTCCCACCACTGATGACCAGCAGCCTCCAGAGAAT ATTCAGAACATTCTGAAGGTGCTGGTGTCAGACCTTAACCGCTCCAATGGGGTAGCCATACCCTCATTGGACAAGAGGAAG GCATACTTTGACAGTGATGTTGCCACTCGTAGTGCTGAACAGCTTGCTCCCGATGTCCCTGTGCTATCTAACAGCAACAGCCTCCCTAGTTGTGGTTCTGTTCTGCCTGCTCCTGAGAGCATGCAGCTGACACAG ATGCATGAAGCTGAGGATCATAAAAATGCTTTGGATGAGAACAG GTCTTTCTCGTCAACAGAGGGTCTCCGTCAGTTGTCTGAACAACTCAATGGCCTGGTTTCCCAG TCTACATCGTATGTGAATggagaaaatgctgtttcttcCACAAATATTAAGGAAATGGAA aaacagcagaacCAAGAAGCAGTGAATCAGCTGGAGAAG gaaaagaaggagTTTGAACAGAAATTTTCTAAAGAGCAAGCAGCATTGAGGGAACAGTTACAG gtTCATATCCAGACTATTGGAATTCTCGTTTCTGAGAAATCTGAGTTGCAGACAGCCCTTGGCCATACTCAGCAAGCTGCACGGCAGAAATCAG GAGAAGCTGAAAGCCTTGCTGCCCGTTTACATTCGTCTCGCCAGCGGGTCTCGGAGCTGGAGCGCACTTTGTCCTCCATCTCCATGCAGCAAAAGCAGTCAGAGAAG caTAATAAAGAGTTAGTGAAGGAGCGAGACAACCTGAAACTGGAACTGTACAAACGAAG caAAAGTAGTgaggaaataaaacagcagaattCAGAGCTGTCGGAGAAGGTTCACTCTCTGGTGTCCCAGAACTCAGCTATGAAGTTGGATGTGGAagatttgcagaagaaattggAAATGGCTGAACTGATGATTCAACAG TTCTCAAGCCAGGGAGGGAGTCTGGATGcaaaccagcagctgcagatggCTCTGGAGGAGAAGGCGAGCCTAGAAACCCAGGTAGCTCAG CTCTCAGAGTCACTTCACCAGCTGCAAGCAGAAAGAGATCAGTATGTGGAGAaactgagggaggaggggagcgTTTGGCAGCAGCGGGtgcagcagctctctgagcaG GTCCACACAatggcagaggagaaggagaaacaCATGGCCAAAATTCAGGAGCTGGAAGACAATGTTACAGAGCTGTTGAGCACATCAG TGAAGCCCATGGATATCGAGCTTCCCTCACCCCCGGGGCCCACGGCAGCTGAGCTCAGTCTGCAGGAGGAGATCCAacggctgcagcaggagaaggaggagctgCACGGGCAGTACCAGGCCCAGGTCCGTGACAATGAGCAGCTGAGCCACCTCAACCGGGAGCAGGAGGAgcggctgctggagctggaaaagaCTGTGCAGCGCTACAGCGAGGAGGCTGTGGACAGGCAGCAGATCCTGGAGGACATGCAGAGTGATAAGGCCACAATCAGTAGGGCACTGAGCCAGAACCGGGAtctgaaggagcagctggctgagctgcagaaTGGGTTTGTCAAACTG ACAAATGAAAACATGGAGGTTACAAGTGCCCTACAGTCAGAGCAATACGTAAAGAAAGAGCTGGCCAAGAAGCttgggcagctgcaggagaaccTGGGGGAGCTCAAAGAGACG ctggagctgaagaCACAGGAGGCCTGTGgcctgcaggagcagcgggaCCAGTGCTACAGCCACCTGCAGCAGTATGCCCTGGCCTTCCAGCAGCTCGCTGCTGAGAAGGACGAACTGCACAAGCAATTCCTGCTTCAGACACAGCTCATGGACCGCCTGCAGCATGAGGAGGTCCAGGGGAAGGTGACAGTGGAAATGCACctgaaagagctgcagcagacCAAG GAAAGTCTAGAAGCTGTAGCCAGAGAGAACAAAGAGCTGCAGGCCCAGATCAGTCAGCTAGCAGCAGAAATGGATGGCAGAATTTTGCACCAACTGGAGG AAGGGGATGAAGCAGTGACTGAAGAAATCCAAAAACCTTCACTTGTGATCCCAGAGAAGTTTGAAAGCCATGAAGAAATG GTTACTTTTGTGACCTCTGCCATGTACCAAGTGGAGCAGGAGCGACAAGATCTGAGGAAGCAGCTGGCTgctcagaagcagcagtgcagaaCCCTCCTGCAGCAAATTGCAGCTCTTAGGCAGGAGCAGCAACATCACATCACACTGGATGGAG GCTCCATTATGGATACTGTTCCAGTGGAGGTTCATGAGGCTTTGAAAACTGCCATGGACAAGCTACAG TTGCGTTTCACAGAGCTGATGCGTGAGAAGGCTGATATGAAGGAGCgtctggaggagctggagcaccGCTGCATCCAGCTGTCTGGAGAGACTGACACCATTG GGGAGTACATTGCACTCTACCAGAGTCAAAGGGCTATCCTCAAACAGCGGCACCAGGAGAAGGAGGAGTATATCAGCAGGTTGGCTCAGGATAAGGAAGAGATGAAG ATGAAACTACTGGAACTGCAGGACTTAGTGATGCGCCTGgtcagggaaagaaatgaatgGTACAGCAAGTATGTAGCAGCTGCTCAGAACCCAGAGTTGTTGGCAAGCCAGCCTGAAGGTGTGCTTCCAGCAGAGAGGCGCATGGAGCTGAACGCCACCGATGGAGCAG GGTTACGAGAGGTCAATCTGTCAGATGAAGCAGAACAAGAGGCTGCTGTTCTTCACCAATCCGGTTTCCCCCCTGTTGACAGTAAAGCTTCTCAGCCAAACCAAGAAGACCCCACGGCAAAGCAAATAatgcagcttctcagagaaatCCAGAACCCTCAGGAGAGGCTGGGCTCCCTGCTGGAAAACCCGTGCATTCCCTTCTTCTACCGTGCTGATGAGAACGATGAGGTCAAAATCATGGTGGTTTAA
- the GOLGA2 gene encoding golgin subfamily A member 2 isoform X4 — MADGSRQSRLAAAKKKLKEYQQKNSPGATAGTKKKRKTKEGSRPATPTTDDQQPPENIQNILKVLVSDLNRSNGVAIPSLDKRKAYFDSDVATRSAEQLAPDVPVLSNSNSLPSCGSVLPAPESMQLTQMHEAEDHKNALDENRSFSSTEGLRQLSEQLNGLVSQSTSYVNGENAVSSTNIKEMEKQQNQEAVNQLEKEKKEFEQKFSKEQAALREQLQVHIQTIGILVSEKSELQTALGHTQQAARQKSGEAESLAARLHSSRQRVSELERTLSSISMQQKQSEKHNKELVKERDNLKLELYKRSKSSEEIKQQNSELSEKVHSLVSQNSAMKLDVEDLQKKLEMAELMIQQFSSQGGSLDANQQLQMALEEKASLETQVAQLSESLHQLQAERDQYVEKLREEGSVWQQRVQQLSEQVHTMAEEKEKHMAKIQELEDNVTELLSTSVVKPMDIELPSPPGPTAAELSLQEEIQRLQQEKEELHGQYQAQVRDNEQLSHLNREQEERLLELEKTVQRYSEEAVDRQQILEDMQSDKATISRALSQNRDLKEQLAELQNGFVKLTNENMEVTSALQSEQYVKKELAKKLGQLQENLGELKETLELKTQEACGLQEQRDQCYSHLQQYALAFQQLAAEKDELHKQFLLQTQLMDRLQHEEVQGKVTVEMHLKELQQTKESLEAVARENKELQAQISQLAAEMDGRILHQLEEGDEAVTEEIQKPSLVIPEKFESHEEMVTFVTSAMYQVEQERQDLRKQLAAQKQQCRTLLQQIAALRQEQQHHITLDGGSIMDTVPVEVHEALKTAMDKLQLRFTELMREKADMKERLEELEHRCIQLSGETDTIGEYIALYQSQRAILKQRHQEKEEYISRLAQDKEEMKMKLLELQDLVMRLVRERNEWYSKYVAAAQNPELLASQPEGVLPAERRMELNATDGAGLREVNLSDEAEQEAAVLHQSGFPPVDSKASQPNQEDPTAKQIMQLLREIQNPQERLGSLLENPCIPFFYRADENDEVKIMVV; from the exons ATGGCGGACGGCAGCAGGCAGAGCCGGTTGGCCGCGGCCAAGAAGAAG CTGAAGGAATATCAGCAGAAGAACAGCCCTGGAGCAACTGCAGGAACTAAGAAAAAACGCAAAACTAAAGAAGGCAGCAGACCTGCAACTCCCACCACTGATGACCAGCAGCCTCCAGAGAAT ATTCAGAACATTCTGAAGGTGCTGGTGTCAGACCTTAACCGCTCCAATGGGGTAGCCATACCCTCATTGGACAAGAGGAAG GCATACTTTGACAGTGATGTTGCCACTCGTAGTGCTGAACAGCTTGCTCCCGATGTCCCTGTGCTATCTAACAGCAACAGCCTCCCTAGTTGTGGTTCTGTTCTGCCTGCTCCTGAGAGCATGCAGCTGACACAG ATGCATGAAGCTGAGGATCATAAAAATGCTTTGGATGAGAACAG GTCTTTCTCGTCAACAGAGGGTCTCCGTCAGTTGTCTGAACAACTCAATGGCCTGGTTTCCCAG TCTACATCGTATGTGAATggagaaaatgctgtttcttcCACAAATATTAAGGAAATGGAA aaacagcagaacCAAGAAGCAGTGAATCAGCTGGAGAAG gaaaagaaggagTTTGAACAGAAATTTTCTAAAGAGCAAGCAGCATTGAGGGAACAGTTACAG gtTCATATCCAGACTATTGGAATTCTCGTTTCTGAGAAATCTGAGTTGCAGACAGCCCTTGGCCATACTCAGCAAGCTGCACGGCAGAAATCAG GAGAAGCTGAAAGCCTTGCTGCCCGTTTACATTCGTCTCGCCAGCGGGTCTCGGAGCTGGAGCGCACTTTGTCCTCCATCTCCATGCAGCAAAAGCAGTCAGAGAAG caTAATAAAGAGTTAGTGAAGGAGCGAGACAACCTGAAACTGGAACTGTACAAACGAAG caAAAGTAGTgaggaaataaaacagcagaattCAGAGCTGTCGGAGAAGGTTCACTCTCTGGTGTCCCAGAACTCAGCTATGAAGTTGGATGTGGAagatttgcagaagaaattggAAATGGCTGAACTGATGATTCAACAG TTCTCAAGCCAGGGAGGGAGTCTGGATGcaaaccagcagctgcagatggCTCTGGAGGAGAAGGCGAGCCTAGAAACCCAGGTAGCTCAG CTCTCAGAGTCACTTCACCAGCTGCAAGCAGAAAGAGATCAGTATGTGGAGAaactgagggaggaggggagcgTTTGGCAGCAGCGGGtgcagcagctctctgagcaG GTCCACACAatggcagaggagaaggagaaacaCATGGCCAAAATTCAGGAGCTGGAAGACAATGTTACAGAGCTGTTGAGCACATCAG TAGTGAAGCCCATGGATATCGAGCTTCCCTCACCCCCGGGGCCCACGGCAGCTGAGCTCAGTCTGCAGGAGGAGATCCAacggctgcagcaggagaaggaggagctgCACGGGCAGTACCAGGCCCAGGTCCGTGACAATGAGCAGCTGAGCCACCTCAACCGGGAGCAGGAGGAgcggctgctggagctggaaaagaCTGTGCAGCGCTACAGCGAGGAGGCTGTGGACAGGCAGCAGATCCTGGAGGACATGCAGAGTGATAAGGCCACAATCAGTAGGGCACTGAGCCAGAACCGGGAtctgaaggagcagctggctgagctgcagaaTGGGTTTGTCAAACTG ACAAATGAAAACATGGAGGTTACAAGTGCCCTACAGTCAGAGCAATACGTAAAGAAAGAGCTGGCCAAGAAGCttgggcagctgcaggagaaccTGGGGGAGCTCAAAGAGACG ctggagctgaagaCACAGGAGGCCTGTGgcctgcaggagcagcgggaCCAGTGCTACAGCCACCTGCAGCAGTATGCCCTGGCCTTCCAGCAGCTCGCTGCTGAGAAGGACGAACTGCACAAGCAATTCCTGCTTCAGACACAGCTCATGGACCGCCTGCAGCATGAGGAGGTCCAGGGGAAGGTGACAGTGGAAATGCACctgaaagagctgcagcagacCAAG GAAAGTCTAGAAGCTGTAGCCAGAGAGAACAAAGAGCTGCAGGCCCAGATCAGTCAGCTAGCAGCAGAAATGGATGGCAGAATTTTGCACCAACTGGAGG AAGGGGATGAAGCAGTGACTGAAGAAATCCAAAAACCTTCACTTGTGATCCCAGAGAAGTTTGAAAGCCATGAAGAAATG GTTACTTTTGTGACCTCTGCCATGTACCAAGTGGAGCAGGAGCGACAAGATCTGAGGAAGCAGCTGGCTgctcagaagcagcagtgcagaaCCCTCCTGCAGCAAATTGCAGCTCTTAGGCAGGAGCAGCAACATCACATCACACTGGATGGAG GCTCCATTATGGATACTGTTCCAGTGGAGGTTCATGAGGCTTTGAAAACTGCCATGGACAAGCTACAG TTGCGTTTCACAGAGCTGATGCGTGAGAAGGCTGATATGAAGGAGCgtctggaggagctggagcaccGCTGCATCCAGCTGTCTGGAGAGACTGACACCATTG GGGAGTACATTGCACTCTACCAGAGTCAAAGGGCTATCCTCAAACAGCGGCACCAGGAGAAGGAGGAGTATATCAGCAGGTTGGCTCAGGATAAGGAAGAGATGAAG ATGAAACTACTGGAACTGCAGGACTTAGTGATGCGCCTGgtcagggaaagaaatgaatgGTACAGCAAGTATGTAGCAGCTGCTCAGAACCCAGAGTTGTTGGCAAGCCAGCCTGAAGGTGTGCTTCCAGCAGAGAGGCGCATGGAGCTGAACGCCACCGATGGAGCAG GGTTACGAGAGGTCAATCTGTCAGATGAAGCAGAACAAGAGGCTGCTGTTCTTCACCAATCCGGTTTCCCCCCTGTTGACAGTAAAGCTTCTCAGCCAAACCAAGAAGACCCCACGGCAAAGCAAATAatgcagcttctcagagaaatCCAGAACCCTCAGGAGAGGCTGGGCTCCCTGCTGGAAAACCCGTGCATTCCCTTCTTCTACCGTGCTGATGAGAACGATGAGGTCAAAATCATGGTGGTTTAA